A genome region from Bufo gargarizans isolate SCDJY-AF-19 chromosome 2, ASM1485885v1, whole genome shotgun sequence includes the following:
- the RCC2 gene encoding protein RCC2, translating to MPRKKVTDGAGPGNGAARPGGRKKPAGKKRDRDEFSSDDDDLDGSPGSDGFQGPNSKRGAGGKGGKSPAPAAVIVNEPEHTKEKIKLEGSKAKGQLLIFGATNWDLIGRKEVPKPQAAYRNLGQNLWGPHRYGCLTGVQVRTVASGPCSAHSILITTEGKVWSWGRNEKGQLGHGDIKRLDAPKPIESLKDEVFVYASCGRNHTLALTETGSVYAFGENKMGQLGLGNKTDAVSSPAQILYNGQPITKVACGAEFSMIMDCKGNLYSFGCPEYGQLGHNSDGKYIARAQRIEYDCELIPRRIAIFIEKTKDGQILPVTNVVVRDIACGANHTLVLDSQKRVFSWGFGGYGRLGHTEQKDEMVPRLVKLFDFPGRGASQIYAGATCSFAVSEMGGLFFWGATNTSRDSTMYPKSVQDLCGWKVRSLACGKSSIIVAADESTISWGPSPTFGELGYGDNKAKSSTTAQEVKTLDSIYSEQVAMGYSHTLIVGRDETEQDKEKLKKLPEYNPRTL from the exons ATGCCAAGGAAGAAGGTGACAGATGGAGCTGGACCTGGAAATGGCGCTGCCCGTCCTGGAGGCCGGAAGAAACCTGCGGGCAAGAAGAGAGACAGAGATGAGTTCAGCAGCGATGACGATGATCTGGATGGGAGCCCTGGCTCTGACGGATTCCAGGGGCCCAATAGCAAACGTGGAGCTGGAGGCAAGGGCGGCAAATCCCCGGCACCAGCCGCAGTCATAGTCAACGAGCCCGAGCACACCAAGGAGAAGATT AAACTCGAAGGCTCTAAAGCAAAGGGTCAGTTGTTGATTTTTGGTGCAACCAACTGGGATTTGATTGGACGGAAAGAAGTGCCTAAACCGCAAG CTGCTTATCGTAACTTGGGCCAGAACCTGTGGGGACCTCACCGATACGGCTGTCTGACAGGGGTACAGGTCCGAACTGTGGCCTCCGGGCCCTGTTCTGCTCACAGTATACTTATCACCACAGAGGGGAAGGTGTGGAGTTGGG GCCGAAATGAAAAGGGCCAACTCGGACACGGCGATATCAAGAGGCTGGATGCCCCAAAGCCCATTGAGAGTCTTAAGGATGAAGTGTTCGTGTACGCGTCCTGCGGGAGGAACCACACACTGGCACTGACAG AGACCGGATCAGTCTATGCATTTGGAGAGAATAAGATGGGTCAGCTCGGCCTGGGCAATAAGACAGACGCTGTGTCCAGTCCAGCTCAG ATTTTGTATAACGGGCAGCCGATCACTAAGGTGGCATGTGGAGCAGAGTTCAGTATGATCATGGACTGCAAAGGGAACCTGTATTCCTTCGGATGCCCCGAGTATGGACAGTTGG GTCACAACTCTGACGGCAAGTACATAGCACGGGCTCAGCGGATTGAGTACGACTGCGAACTTATACCGCGCCGAATCGCTATTTTTATTGAAAAGACAAAGGACGGACAGATTCTTCCAGTGACCAATGTGGTTGTGAGGGACATAGCCTGCGGGGCCAACCATACG CTGGTTCTGGACTCTCAGAAACGCGTCTTTTCCTGGGGATTTGGTGGGTACGGCCGACTGGGACACACCGAGCAAAAAGACGAGATGGTCCCACGACTTGTGAAACTATTTGATTTCCCCGGACGCGGCGCCTCTCAGATCTATGCAGGAGCGACCTGCTCTTTTGCTGTCAGCGAGATGG GTGGACTGTTCTTCTGGGGAGCAACAAACACATCACGTGATTCCACCATGTACCCCAAAAGTGTGCAGGATTTATGTGGATGGAAAGTTCGCAGTCTGGCCTGTGG AAAAAGCAGTATTATCGTGGCAGCTGACGAGAGCACAATCAGCTGGGGACCCTCGCCAACCTTTGGAGAGCTG GGTTATGGGGACAACAAGGCCAAGTCCTCcaccacagctcaggaggtgaaGACATTAGACAGCATCTACTCAGAACAG GTGGCCATGGGCTATTCGCATACCCTGATTGTGGGCCGAGATGAAACGGAACAGGACAAGGAGAAGCTGAAGAAGCTCCCGGAGTACAACCCTCGCACCCTGTGA